A single window of Phaenicophaeus curvirostris isolate KB17595 chromosome 24, BPBGC_Pcur_1.0, whole genome shotgun sequence DNA harbors:
- the C24H6orf89 gene encoding bombesin receptor-activated protein C6orf89 homolog, with translation MELLANELSIYDKLSETIDLVRQTGHQCGMSEKAIEKFIKQLLERNEPQREPPRYPILVALYKGVLTLGLVLLTVYFVIQPYSPLPPEAPLSRAHAWGSLVGHIRLLSLPIAKKYMLEKCQDWWAAGCRQNTSTLPANCTVCSAVKSLQIVTDFRELSEKLQRSQPFLVKTGQRLSYEELKHFQSQDPDLAEVIIEENSAELWSCPVFFPWNKSVNKTQILQEFFPAFSLLSFPKTVSLESCFLIRHPDLGNKSYSLHSLFAVGSGQLTLTVVPLNKCKGRCEMFKVELEAGDLGYASADYWTMSFVAKGTEPAVVCDGAAS, from the exons ATGGAGCTTTTGGCCAATGAGCTCAGCATCTATGACAAGCTATCGGAGACGATTGATCTGGTGAGGCAAACTGGCCACCAGTGTGGGATGTCGGAAAAAGCCATTGAGAAATTCATCAAGCAGCTCTTGGAAAGAAATGAACCCCAAAGAGAACCTCCGCGGTACCCTATCTTAGTAGCTCTCTACAAG GGCGTGCTTACACTGGGACTGGTCTTGCTGACTGTTTACTTCGTGATCCAGCCATACAGCCCTCTGCCGCCTGAAGCTCCACTCTCCAGAGCCCATGCCTGGGGCTCCCTCGTCGGTCACATCCGCCTTCTCTCTCTGCCTATTGCCAAGAAGTACATGCTGGAGA AATGCCAGGACTGGTGGGCAGCAGGTTGCAGACAGAACACTTCTACGCTTCCCGCAAACTGCACAGTCTGTTCTGCTGTGAAAAGCCTTCAGATAGTGACAGACTTCAGAGAACTATCAGAAAAGCTCCAGAGGTCTCAGCCTTTTCTAGTCAAG ACAGGGCAACGTCTCTCCTATGAAGAACTGAAGCATTTTCAGTCCCAAGATCCAGACCTAGCAGAGGTTATAATAGAAGAAAACTCAGCTGAATTGTGGAGCTGCCCGGTTTTCTTTCCCTG GAACAAATCTGTGAATAAAACTCAGATTCTGCAGGaatttttccctgctttctctTTGCTGTCCTTCCCCAAGACAGTGTCCTTGGAGAGCTGCTTCCTCATCCGCCATCCAGATTTGGGGAATAAG AGCTACAGTTTGCACAGCCTCTTTGCTGTTGGAAGTGGACAACTCACCCTAACTGTTGTACCTCTGAACAAGTGCAAAGGACGCTGTGAGATGTTCAAGGTGGAGCTAGAAGCTGGAGATTTAG GTTATGCCAGTGCAGATTACTGGACGATGAGCTTCGTGGCCAAAGGGACAGAGCCAGCGGTTGTTTGTGACGGAGCTGCCAGCTAA